One genomic segment of Virgibacillus doumboii includes these proteins:
- a CDS encoding rod shape-determining protein — MAGFSFSQDLGIDLGTANTLVFVKGKGVVVREPTVVAKNIETGDIEAVGSSARNMIGRTPGNISVVRPMKDGVIADYDTTAVMMKYYIKKAMRNRSMFAKKPNVMICVPSGITMVEERAVIDATKQAGAKDAFPIAEPFAAAIGAGLPVWEPTGSMIVDIGGGTTEVAVISLGGIVTSQSIRTAGDDMDEAITSYIRKHYNLMIGERSAESIKMDIATAGEAADDVEMDIRGRDLLTGLPKTITITAKEIAVSLKDTVESIIDAVKNTLEKTPPELAADIMDRGIVLSGGGSLLRNLDQVISDETKMPVFVAEDPLDSVAIGTGKSLEYIQHFRSHPNVSSRPTIE; from the coding sequence TTGGCTGGATTCAGTTTTTCACAGGATTTGGGGATAGATTTAGGTACTGCAAATACACTTGTGTTCGTTAAAGGAAAAGGTGTCGTTGTCCGCGAACCTACTGTTGTTGCTAAAAATATTGAAACAGGGGATATTGAAGCAGTTGGGAGTTCAGCACGTAACATGATTGGGCGAACTCCCGGAAATATTTCTGTAGTAAGACCAATGAAAGATGGTGTTATTGCAGATTACGATACGACCGCAGTAATGATGAAGTATTATATTAAAAAAGCAATGAGAAATCGTTCCATGTTTGCTAAGAAACCCAATGTAATGATTTGTGTACCATCAGGAATCACGATGGTTGAGGAACGTGCCGTTATAGATGCTACGAAGCAAGCAGGAGCGAAAGATGCTTTTCCTATTGCCGAACCATTTGCAGCAGCGATTGGGGCCGGCCTCCCTGTATGGGAACCAACTGGAAGTATGATAGTCGATATAGGTGGAGGAACTACGGAAGTTGCTGTAATATCGCTTGGTGGAATAGTCACAAGCCAATCGATTCGTACAGCCGGTGATGATATGGATGAGGCAATTACCAGCTATATCCGTAAACATTATAATTTAATGATCGGTGAGCGGTCTGCGGAATCGATCAAAATGGATATTGCTACCGCCGGGGAAGCAGCAGATGATGTGGAGATGGATATTAGAGGTCGTGATTTACTTACAGGTTTACCAAAAACGATTACGATTACCGCAAAGGAAATTGCAGTTTCACTGAAGGATACAGTTGAATCCATTATTGATGCAGTTAAAAATACGTTGGAGAAAACCCCTCCGGAATTGGCTGCAGACATAATGGACCGTGGTATTGTTTTGTCTGGAGGCGGATCTCTTTTACGAAATTTAGATCAAGTAATTAGTGATGAGACGAAAATGCCTGTATTTGTTGCAGAAGACCCATTGGATAGTGTAGCAATCGGGACAGGTAAATCATTGGAATACATTCAGCACTTCCGATCCCATCCGAATGTATCATCTCGTCCTACCATTGAGTAA
- the mreC gene encoding rod shape-determining protein MreC: MLLFRKKRLFILLIGIIILVALIGYSLRDRENLTMPEQFIKDTVGWVQNVIHTPVNYVSNIFTNINDIRNTYSENQVLREKLAQYKGQIYELQEMKEENEELRKMLEKTESIRDYNPIQATVMSRSPERWIEQVTINKGLQDGVKENMAVITAEGMVGKVQIASQFTSTVQLLSGFDQFNRISASISREEGNDIFGLIQEFDDETGHLLFKIIEESDQDLKKGELVFSSGKGGVYPAGLLIGTVKEVKPDQYGLTRTAFVEPAADLYEINNVIVVDRSVTESGAKNESGEEEQ; this comes from the coding sequence ATGCTACTGTTCCGCAAAAAAAGATTATTCATCCTGTTAATTGGAATTATCATTCTGGTTGCATTGATCGGGTATTCGCTGCGAGATCGGGAAAACCTGACGATGCCTGAACAATTTATAAAAGATACAGTCGGATGGGTTCAGAATGTAATACACACTCCAGTTAATTACGTGTCAAATATCTTTACAAATATTAATGATATCCGGAATACGTATTCTGAGAATCAAGTGTTACGAGAGAAATTGGCACAATATAAAGGTCAAATATATGAATTACAGGAAATGAAAGAAGAAAATGAGGAACTGCGTAAAATGCTAGAGAAAACTGAATCGATCCGGGATTATAATCCGATTCAGGCAACGGTTATGTCCAGATCACCTGAGCGCTGGATTGAGCAGGTGACCATAAACAAAGGACTGCAGGACGGTGTTAAAGAAAATATGGCAGTTATTACAGCCGAAGGGATGGTTGGTAAGGTCCAAATCGCCTCCCAGTTTACATCTACTGTTCAGCTTCTTTCCGGATTCGATCAATTTAATCGGATATCAGCATCCATTTCCAGGGAAGAAGGGAATGATATCTTTGGATTGATTCAGGAATTTGATGATGAAACTGGTCATTTACTATTTAAAATAATTGAAGAGTCTGATCAGGATCTTAAAAAGGGTGAATTAGTCTTTTCTTCCGGTAAAGGCGGGGTTTATCCTGCTGGGTTATTAATTGGAACTGTAAAAGAGGTTAAACCCGATCAATACGGGCTGACCCGAACCGCATTTGTCGAACCGGCAGCAGACCTATACGAAATAAATAATGTTATAGTTGTTGATCGTTCAGTTACGGAAAGTGGAGCCAAAAATGAGTCCGGGGAGGAAGAACAATGA
- the mreD gene encoding rod shape-determining protein MreD: MNRLYIPLILFFFLVLEGVALELLPASLVTNELIIVPHWVFIFLLFLAIFYDRENTYLSVLYGIVFGLLIDIVYTGVLGVYMFSYAVIIYIIHGLTKMLHANFFAVILLGVAGLVLTELSINTIFSVVGITEMVWKDYLLYRMIPTLIANLLFLLVLYPLMTRRIASWGDERFSKNTTF; the protein is encoded by the coding sequence ATGAATCGGCTGTATATACCATTGATTCTATTTTTCTTTCTCGTGCTGGAAGGTGTTGCACTTGAATTGCTTCCGGCTTCCCTGGTAACGAATGAATTGATCATCGTCCCTCATTGGGTCTTTATATTTTTGTTATTTCTGGCAATTTTTTATGACAGAGAGAACACATACCTTTCCGTTTTGTACGGTATAGTGTTTGGGTTGCTGATTGACATAGTTTATACGGGTGTTTTAGGTGTTTATATGTTTTCTTATGCCGTGATAATATATATCATACATGGTCTTACAAAAATGCTGCATGCGAATTTCTTTGCAGTCATATTACTTGGAGTTGCCGGTTTGGTACTAACCGAACTTTCCATCAATACTATTTTTTCAGTAGTTGGGATAACCGAGATGGTTTGGAAAGATTATTTGCTGTACCGAATGATCCCTACATTGATTGCCAATTTATTGTTTCTACTCGTATTGTATCCGCTTATGACAAGACGGATTGCAAGCTGGGGAGATGAACGATTTTCCAAAAACACCACTTTTTAA
- the minC gene encoding septum site-determining protein MinC, whose translation MLDKRQKITIKGTKDGLTLIIDDQCSFDEVLAELGIILAENNPRQDEPAVPVTVKLGDRYLNDEQKDELSELIGHKNRFTIQSFDSNVIRRDEALTWKADSDVKAINRIVRSGQVLEVVGDLLLIGDVNPGGKVVTTGNIFIMGNLHGIAHAGSNGDRKAIIAASYMKPSQLRIADYISRAPDYESDGVYMECGLIDETQDKIIIDRLQVLSRKRNDLSGFERRMHNG comes from the coding sequence GTGCTTGACAAAAGACAAAAAATAACGATTAAAGGAACAAAAGATGGACTGACGCTGATTATTGATGATCAATGTTCCTTTGATGAAGTATTGGCTGAACTTGGTATAATACTTGCAGAGAATAATCCAAGACAGGACGAGCCTGCCGTTCCGGTAACAGTGAAATTAGGTGACAGGTATTTAAATGACGAGCAAAAAGACGAATTGAGTGAGCTGATAGGTCATAAAAATCGCTTTACTATTCAATCTTTTGATTCCAATGTTATTCGAAGAGATGAAGCATTAACATGGAAAGCGGACAGCGACGTTAAAGCGATTAATAGAATAGTAAGATCCGGTCAGGTTTTGGAAGTGGTCGGGGATTTGTTGCTGATAGGTGATGTGAATCCCGGGGGAAAAGTAGTTACAACAGGAAATATATTCATTATGGGAAATCTTCATGGAATTGCACATGCTGGATCAAATGGTGATCGTAAGGCGATAATTGCTGCGTCCTACATGAAACCCAGCCAGCTACGAATAGCAGATTATATAAGCCGTGCTCCGGATTATGAATCTGACGGAGTTTATATGGAATGTGGCCTCATAGATGAAACGCAGGACAAAATTATCATTGATCGCCTGCAGGTACTTTCACGTAAACGAAACGATTTAAGCGGGTTTGAAAGGAGAATGCATAATGGGTGA
- the minD gene encoding septum site-determining protein MinD → MGEAIVVTSGKGGVGKTTSTANIGTALALMDKKVCLIDTDIGLRNLDVIMGLENRIIYDIVDVIEERCKLKQALIKDKRFEYLTLLPAAQTSDKSSVTTDGMKKIIDELKQEYDYIIIDCPAGIEQGFQNAIAGADKAIVVTTPEKSSVRDADRIVGLLEKEDIEPPKLLINRIRNHMMKNGDMLEIEDIVQILSIDLLGIVIDDDEVIKASNHGEPVAFQPNSKASIAYRNIARRILGETVPLQSLEDEKGMFKKVKKFFGMRS, encoded by the coding sequence ATGGGTGAAGCAATTGTAGTTACTTCTGGAAAAGGGGGAGTCGGCAAAACTACTTCGACTGCAAATATCGGTACTGCACTAGCTCTCATGGACAAAAAGGTTTGTTTGATTGACACGGACATAGGTTTACGGAATCTTGACGTAATTATGGGTCTCGAGAACCGTATAATCTATGATATTGTTGATGTCATAGAGGAACGCTGCAAGCTTAAACAGGCGTTGATTAAAGATAAGCGGTTTGAGTACTTAACACTTTTACCTGCAGCACAGACAAGTGATAAATCTTCTGTAACAACCGATGGGATGAAAAAAATCATTGATGAACTGAAACAGGAATATGATTATATTATTATTGACTGCCCGGCAGGAATCGAACAAGGCTTTCAAAACGCGATTGCTGGTGCGGATAAAGCTATTGTGGTGACAACACCTGAAAAATCCAGTGTCAGAGATGCAGACCGAATAGTTGGATTACTGGAAAAAGAGGATATTGAACCTCCAAAACTATTAATCAATCGTATTCGTAATCATATGATGAAAAATGGAGATATGCTTGAGATTGAAGATATCGTCCAAATTCTTTCGATTGACCTGCTTGGAATTGTAATTGATGACGATGAAGTAATTAAAGCATCCAATCATGGGGAACCTGTTGCATTTCAGCCTAATTCCAAAGCTTCCATTGCATACCGTAACATTGCACGAAGAATATTGGGTGAAACAGTTCCATTGCAATCATTGGAAGATGAAAAAGGGATGTTTAAGAAAGTAAAAAAGTTTTTCGGCATGCGTTCATGA
- a CDS encoding M23 family metallopeptidase produces MNKGIKKVRKSINQRKKLRGLNSKETTSKQFWPSFPQEEEKHGYFPTFTDSTVQSKDRSKRISGFAVKGILSVMLFLGAALLFQSEAELVSKPKEWTGNALTEEFPFASVNQWYQETFGAPMGLSPNQDSDTGDGQPLALPVSGDVSETFQTNGTGIMISPESATGVTALRDGVVIFAGNDRETDRTVIVQHADNSKTVYGHLSSIDVHLYQFVDGNQKLGDFEPTAENDTVYFAIEKNNSYVDPVQVIKVDDSP; encoded by the coding sequence ATGAACAAAGGAATTAAAAAAGTAAGGAAATCTATTAATCAACGGAAAAAACTGAGGGGATTAAATTCAAAGGAAACAACATCAAAACAATTTTGGCCATCCTTTCCTCAAGAAGAAGAAAAGCACGGCTATTTTCCAACTTTTACCGATAGTACGGTTCAATCTAAAGACAGAAGCAAACGAATTTCCGGATTTGCAGTTAAAGGAATATTATCGGTTATGCTCTTCCTGGGGGCGGCATTGCTGTTTCAATCAGAAGCAGAATTGGTTTCCAAACCAAAAGAGTGGACAGGCAATGCATTGACTGAAGAATTTCCGTTTGCAAGTGTCAATCAATGGTACCAGGAAACGTTCGGAGCACCAATGGGATTATCGCCAAATCAGGATAGTGATACTGGAGATGGACAACCACTTGCACTTCCTGTATCCGGCGATGTTTCTGAAACATTTCAGACAAATGGAACTGGTATCATGATATCTCCTGAATCAGCTACAGGAGTAACGGCATTGCGGGATGGTGTGGTAATTTTTGCTGGAAATGACAGGGAGACAGACAGAACTGTGATTGTTCAGCATGCCGACAACAGCAAGACTGTCTATGGTCATTTGAGCAGTATTGATGTTCATTTATATCAGTTTGTTGACGGGAATCAAAAACTTGGTGATTTTGAGCCAACCGCTGAAAATGATACCGTTTATTTTGCGATTGAAAAAAATAATTCATATGTGGACCCTGTTCAGGTGATCAAAGTTGATGACTCTCCATAA
- a CDS encoding site-2 protease family protein, translating to MTLHKFIPSIHIHPILLVFIIISFFTGTFTELMIIVSIVLFHELGHFMAAKLFNWRIKGIMLWVFGGVMDTDEHGTRPLHEEMIVTVAGPIQHIFIYVLILFFSLDSSAVPSSIIDSVLFYNTVILVFNLLPIWPLDGGKLLFQVLSAILPYRKAYNYVILFSICTIVILLVVQLFFIPFTLSAFVLFLFLFMENRGDWKRRYYVFIRFLLRRYQGETYVKGIRPIEVPHHIFLMDVFSHFHREKKHPIYIAFPGGVRRSIDEMDCLHSYFHEQNYMKSVGEIASQIP from the coding sequence ATGACTCTCCATAAATTTATACCATCAATTCACATTCATCCGATATTATTAGTGTTTATTATCATTTCGTTTTTTACTGGTACATTCACAGAGCTCATGATTATAGTAAGCATTGTACTGTTCCATGAGCTTGGTCATTTTATGGCAGCAAAATTGTTTAATTGGCGTATTAAAGGAATTATGTTATGGGTGTTTGGTGGTGTGATGGATACTGATGAGCACGGTACAAGGCCGCTGCATGAGGAAATGATCGTTACAGTTGCAGGTCCGATTCAGCATATATTTATTTATGTGCTGATATTATTTTTTTCGCTGGATTCATCTGCAGTACCTTCGTCCATCATTGATTCGGTTCTTTTTTACAACACTGTCATTTTAGTATTTAATTTATTGCCAATTTGGCCACTTGACGGTGGAAAATTGCTTTTTCAGGTACTTTCTGCAATACTTCCATATCGAAAGGCTTATAATTATGTTATTCTATTTTCTATATGTACAATTGTTATCTTATTAGTTGTACAATTATTTTTTATACCGTTTACGTTAAGTGCATTTGTTCTTTTTCTGTTTTTGTTCATGGAGAACAGGGGTGACTGGAAAAGGAGATATTATGTATTTATTCGTTTTTTGCTGCGGCGATATCAGGGTGAAACATATGTAAAAGGAATTCGCCCAATAGAAGTACCGCACCACATCTTTCTAATGGATGTATTCAGCCATTTTCACCGTGAAAAAAAACACCCGATCTACATTGCATTTCCTGGAGGTGTTCGGCGGTCGAT